Proteins found in one Micromonospora sp. WMMD1082 genomic segment:
- a CDS encoding ABC transporter permease, which produces MLRYVALKVGRALFVVWAAFTLTFVLLFVLPANPVDLLFDPAELNSVPPEVREQMAQNYGFHKPVLLQYLDRLGHALVGDFGSSVQSGRPVTTAILDVLPSTLVLAAGALLLAVLIAFAIALVATATRHVWVRNLVEALPSTSVSVPVFLSGILILQVFSFRLGWFPAFGDDGLKSLVLPLITLAIPVSGPIAQLLVRSFATEFHSGYVTTSWAKGATRRRVIVGDVFRNASLPALTIAGITFGNLIAGSVITETVFARRGIGRMTQNAINTLDVPLVQGIVVLVAVSFALINLIVDLIYPLLDPRLRATLAASPSGAA; this is translated from the coding sequence GTGCTCCGCTATGTCGCGCTGAAGGTCGGCCGGGCGCTGTTCGTGGTCTGGGCCGCGTTCACGCTGACCTTCGTCCTGCTGTTCGTGCTGCCGGCGAACCCGGTGGACCTGCTCTTCGACCCGGCCGAGCTGAACAGCGTGCCGCCCGAGGTCCGGGAGCAGATGGCGCAGAACTACGGCTTCCACAAGCCCGTGCTCCTGCAGTACCTCGACCGGCTGGGCCACGCCCTGGTCGGTGACTTCGGCAGCTCGGTGCAGTCCGGCCGGCCCGTCACCACCGCGATCCTCGACGTGCTGCCGAGCACCCTGGTGCTCGCCGCCGGCGCCCTGCTCCTCGCCGTGCTCATCGCCTTCGCGATCGCGCTCGTGGCCACCGCGACCCGCCACGTCTGGGTCCGCAACCTGGTCGAGGCGCTGCCGTCGACCTCGGTCTCGGTGCCGGTCTTCCTCTCCGGAATCCTGATCCTGCAGGTCTTCTCGTTCCGCCTGGGCTGGTTCCCCGCCTTCGGCGACGACGGCCTCAAGAGTCTCGTCCTGCCCCTGATCACGCTGGCGATCCCGGTGTCGGGTCCGATCGCGCAGCTGCTCGTGCGCAGCTTCGCCACCGAGTTCCACTCCGGCTACGTCACGACGAGTTGGGCCAAGGGAGCCACCCGCCGCCGCGTCATCGTCGGCGACGTCTTCCGCAACGCCAGCCTGCCGGCGCTCACCATCGCCGGCATCACCTTCGGCAACCTGATCGCCGGCTCCGTCATCACCGAGACCGTCTTCGCCCGCCGGGGCATCGGCCGGATGACCCAGAACGCGATCAACACCCTCGACGTACCGCTGGTCCAGGGGATCGTCGTGCTCGTGGCGGTCAGCTTCGCGCTGATCAACCTGATCGTCGACCTGATCTATCCGCTGCTGGATCCGCGACTGCGGGCCACGCTCGCCGCCTCCCCCTCCGGGGCGGCGTGA
- a CDS encoding LLM class flavin-dependent oxidoreductase, whose translation MSRRLHLNVNILNAGVFGGSWRFPGTDATASYTIEHYTSIAKRAEQARLDAVFLADSPLLDPSIAHRTGNNLEPSTVLARIAAQTERIGLIGTLSSSYNDPVELARRLGDLDYVSGGRFGWNVVTTAGPVAARNFGRAGEPDHELRYRRAAEFAAHVIASWAGRTDLASPQGRPVVVQAGGSRDGRRLAAQVGEVIFSADQDLDHARAFRAEIRDGATAFGRRREDVVILPGISTVVGSTEAEARARRDLLDEILPDAYARSRLAGQLGISLDGLRDDEPIPAELLVDPDHAGGSQTFYRIVKAIIDDERPTLGQLLKKLSGGGGHRIVVGTPEQIADDIETWFRAGAADGFNVMPDVLPSGFDDFADHVVPELQRRGLFRTEYDGRTLREHLGLALPAASTGAHPPRAVAPAR comes from the coding sequence ATGTCCCGTCGACTGCACCTCAACGTCAACATCCTCAACGCGGGCGTCTTCGGTGGCTCGTGGCGCTTCCCGGGCACCGACGCCACCGCCAGCTACACGATCGAGCACTACACCTCGATCGCGAAGAGGGCCGAGCAGGCCCGACTCGACGCCGTCTTCCTGGCGGACAGCCCGCTGCTCGACCCGAGCATCGCGCACCGCACCGGCAACAACCTCGAACCCAGCACCGTGCTGGCCCGCATCGCCGCGCAGACCGAGCGGATCGGCCTGATCGGGACGCTGTCGTCGTCCTACAACGACCCCGTCGAGCTGGCCCGCCGCCTCGGCGACCTCGACTACGTCAGCGGGGGCCGGTTCGGCTGGAACGTGGTGACCACCGCCGGGCCGGTGGCCGCCCGCAACTTCGGCCGCGCCGGCGAACCCGACCACGAACTGCGTTACCGGCGGGCCGCCGAGTTCGCCGCGCACGTGATCGCCAGCTGGGCGGGGCGTACCGACCTCGCCTCCCCGCAGGGTCGCCCGGTGGTGGTCCAGGCCGGCGGCTCCCGCGACGGGCGCCGGCTGGCCGCCCAGGTCGGCGAGGTCATCTTCTCCGCCGACCAGGATCTCGACCATGCCCGGGCCTTCCGGGCGGAGATCCGCGACGGCGCCACCGCGTTCGGGCGCCGCCGGGAGGACGTCGTGATCCTGCCCGGCATCTCCACGGTGGTGGGCAGCACCGAGGCCGAGGCCCGCGCCCGGCGGGACCTGCTGGACGAGATCCTGCCCGACGCGTACGCCCGCAGCCGGCTCGCCGGCCAGCTCGGGATCTCCCTCGACGGGCTGCGCGACGACGAACCGATCCCCGCCGAACTGCTCGTCGACCCGGACCACGCCGGTGGCTCGCAGACCTTCTACCGCATCGTCAAGGCGATCATCGACGACGAACGGCCGACCCTGGGCCAGCTGCTGAAGAAGCTCTCCGGCGGTGGCGGGCACCGCATCGTCGTCGGCACGCCGGAGCAGATCGCCGACGACATCGAAACCTGGTTCCGGGCCGGCGCCGCCGATGGCTTCAACGTGATGCCCGACGTGCTGCCGTCGGGCTTCGACGACTTCGCCGACCACGTGGTTCCCGAGCTACAGCGCCGCGGCCTGTTCCGGACCGAGTACGACGGACGGACCCTGCGCGAGCACCTCGGGCTCGCCCTGCCCGCGGCGTCGACCGGGGCGCATCCGCCCCGCGCCGTCGCCCCCGCCCGGTGA
- a CDS encoding ABC transporter permease encodes MTTELDTLAPPRPPATAPVGAPPLVVAGNRAATVRAAARRIGELAQQPTLLVAWIIVLVVIGWAIAPQLFTSYSPYEGDTTASFAPPSVEHWFGTDRLGRDLFARSVYGARTTLTATLLAVLIAFGIGTVVGLVSGFAKGVVDTAIMRVVDVFLAIPSLLLAMVVVSVLGYTTHNIALAVGISSIASFARVMRAEVLTVTTQDYVRAAYGLGVGRLGVLLRHVVPNSLSSVIALAALEVGTAVLAVASLGFLGYGAPPPQPEWGLLVAEGRDYVAVHPWTSILPGAALAIVVIAAHRISTSFRKGHRR; translated from the coding sequence ATGACCACCGAACTCGACACCCTCGCACCGCCCCGCCCGCCGGCCACCGCACCGGTGGGTGCGCCGCCCCTGGTCGTGGCCGGCAACCGGGCGGCCACCGTCCGGGCAGCCGCCCGGCGCATCGGTGAACTCGCCCAGCAGCCGACCCTCCTGGTCGCCTGGATCATCGTGCTGGTCGTGATCGGCTGGGCCATCGCCCCGCAGCTGTTCACCTCCTACAGCCCGTACGAGGGCGACACCACCGCGAGCTTCGCGCCACCGAGCGTCGAGCACTGGTTCGGCACCGACCGGCTGGGCCGGGACCTCTTCGCCCGCAGCGTCTACGGCGCGCGGACCACCCTCACCGCGACCCTGCTGGCCGTGCTCATCGCCTTCGGCATCGGCACGGTGGTCGGGCTGGTCTCCGGCTTCGCCAAGGGCGTCGTCGACACCGCCATCATGCGGGTGGTCGACGTGTTCCTCGCCATCCCCAGCCTGCTGCTCGCGATGGTGGTGGTGTCGGTCCTCGGATACACCACGCACAACATCGCCCTGGCCGTCGGGATCTCCTCCATCGCGTCGTTCGCGCGGGTGATGCGGGCCGAGGTGCTCACGGTGACGACCCAGGACTACGTCAGGGCGGCGTATGGCCTCGGAGTCGGCCGGTTGGGCGTGCTGCTCCGGCACGTCGTACCCAACTCGCTCAGCTCGGTGATCGCGCTGGCCGCGCTGGAGGTCGGCACGGCCGTGCTCGCCGTGGCCTCGCTCGGCTTCCTCGGCTACGGCGCCCCACCGCCGCAGCCGGAGTGGGGTCTGCTGGTCGCCGAGGGCCGCGACTACGTCGCGGTCCACCCGTGGACCTCGATCCTGCCCGGTGCGGCACTCGCGATCGTCGTCATCGCCGCCCACCGCATCAGCACCTCCTTCCGGAAGGGACACCGCCGGTGA
- a CDS encoding ABC transporter ATP-binding protein: protein MTTIATAPEATPDPLLRIADVTIDYRTGRRRWSAAVRGVSLHVEPGEFVSLVGESGSGKTTLVQGALGLLPAAARIRSGSIAYSGVDVTGWNDRRMALVRGNYVGFIPQDPNTSLNPVKKIGQQVIEAVRFNEPRTAGAARHRDAALESLRTAGLTDAERVFQQYPHELSGGMKQRALIAIALAGQPKIILADEPTSALDITVQKVILDHLMRLRDDLGIGILLVTHDLGVALDRSDRILVMQHGEIVEHGTVRRVLANPTNDYTRRLLDAAPTRHTGRLAPTSGVRSVPATAPAMLRAHALTKTYRLRGRGQRRELRALDAADLVLREGTTHAIVGESGAGKSTLASILVGFTTADSGTVHIGDRELTGLRRAQLRELRRDLQFVFQNPFTSLDPRFPVSRIIAEPLDAFRLVPGRRQRTARVVELLTAVALDESYLDRLPSQLSGGQRQRVAIARAIALNPRILVLDEAVSALDVSVQAQILQLLVDLQAELGLSYVFVTHDLGVVRLIADDVTVMKDGAVVETGPVAQVFRTPGHDYTRQLLAAIPGTRLAATDAR from the coding sequence GTGACCACCATCGCCACCGCGCCCGAGGCGACGCCGGACCCGCTGCTGCGCATCGCCGATGTCACGATCGACTACCGGACCGGACGCCGCCGGTGGAGCGCCGCCGTCCGGGGCGTCAGCCTGCACGTGGAACCGGGTGAGTTCGTCTCCCTCGTGGGGGAATCCGGCTCGGGCAAGACCACCCTGGTCCAGGGCGCCCTCGGGCTGCTGCCCGCCGCGGCGCGGATCCGGTCCGGCTCGATCGCCTACTCCGGCGTCGACGTCACCGGCTGGAACGACCGGCGGATGGCCCTGGTCCGCGGCAACTACGTGGGATTCATCCCGCAGGACCCCAACACCTCCCTCAACCCGGTCAAGAAGATCGGACAGCAGGTGATCGAGGCGGTCCGGTTCAACGAACCCCGGACGGCCGGCGCGGCACGCCACCGCGACGCCGCGCTGGAGAGCCTGCGCACCGCGGGTCTCACCGACGCCGAGCGGGTGTTCCAGCAGTACCCGCACGAACTCAGCGGCGGCATGAAGCAGCGCGCCCTCATCGCGATCGCGCTGGCCGGCCAACCGAAGATCATCCTGGCCGACGAACCCACCAGCGCCCTCGACATCACCGTCCAGAAGGTCATCCTCGACCACCTGATGCGGCTGCGCGACGACCTCGGCATCGGCATCCTGCTGGTCACCCACGACCTCGGCGTCGCGCTGGACCGCTCCGACCGGATCCTGGTCATGCAGCACGGCGAGATCGTCGAGCACGGCACCGTACGCCGGGTGCTGGCCAACCCCACCAACGACTACACCCGCCGGCTGCTCGACGCGGCCCCCACCCGGCACACCGGCCGGCTCGCACCGACCTCCGGCGTACGGTCGGTCCCGGCCACCGCGCCGGCGATGCTGCGGGCGCACGCGCTCACCAAGACCTACCGGCTGCGTGGCCGGGGGCAGCGGCGTGAGCTGCGCGCACTGGACGCCGCCGACCTGGTGCTGCGCGAAGGCACCACGCATGCGATCGTCGGTGAATCCGGTGCCGGGAAGTCCACGCTGGCGAGCATCCTGGTCGGCTTCACCACCGCCGACAGCGGCACGGTCCACATCGGCGACCGCGAGCTGACCGGGCTGCGCCGCGCGCAACTGCGGGAGCTGCGCCGGGACCTGCAGTTCGTCTTCCAGAACCCGTTCACCTCGCTCGACCCACGGTTCCCGGTGAGCCGGATCATCGCCGAGCCCCTGGACGCCTTCCGGCTGGTGCCCGGCCGGCGGCAGCGTACGGCCCGGGTGGTCGAGCTGCTGACGGCGGTGGCACTGGACGAGAGCTACCTGGACCGGCTGCCGAGCCAGCTCTCCGGCGGCCAGCGGCAACGGGTGGCCATCGCGCGGGCCATCGCCCTCAATCCCCGGATCCTGGTGCTCGACGAGGCGGTGAGCGCGCTCGACGTGTCGGTGCAGGCACAGATCCTGCAATTGCTGGTCGACCTGCAGGCCGAGCTGGGGCTCAGCTACGTCTTCGTCACCCACGACCTCGGCGTCGTCCGCCTGATCGCCGACGACGTCACGGTGATGAAGGACGGGGCGGTGGTCGAGACCGGCCCGGTCGCACAGGTGTTCCGCACCCCGGGGCACGACTACACCCGACAGCTACTGGCGGCGATCCCGGGCACCCGGCTCGCCGCTACCGACGCCCGCTAG
- a CDS encoding ABC transporter substrate-binding protein, giving the protein MSDLRRSIENATPGRRTWPWAAGLAVGLLVAGIGFAVARGGAAEDPAAAADGKPVRGGTLEFALIDYQRSPDPHWGTNYAESLIGNNITDKLTWQDPDTGEITPWLAESWEYNDDLTEFTFRLRTDVTFSDGTPFNAEAVKANFDQYVRGDEGLGISPNGAILLPGYVETRTPDEHTAVVRFAKPLASFLQASAFTANAQPGFLSLATLKLNATERTDPTKIIGTGPFVYESWEEQVKTVLVKRTGYDWSPPAIGHPGEAYLDRVVFNTIPEASVRTGSLASGTIDATLDVGTTDEKPLAAQGFKIIHREVSGTAIFFNLNSQLFPTNDIAVRKAIQRGWDREAITQTVLTDSYSVATSVLAPSVPGYADYSATVLKHDPEEANRLLDGAGWVPGPDGIRVKDGRKLVVKLIGISNLVVNKPAYESIQQDLKKIGIDLQLTVVPIPDYAAAVAKAKTDWHITAANRSRNDPAVLNLQYGPLLGNGAHVTQDSTGVDVDEVTQTLGQLELTLDPTRRHQYAKAAQDLLLDKYALVSPVYNPSQVIAHADHVHGIIFDAQSRNHFVDAWKSNGK; this is encoded by the coding sequence ATGTCTGACCTTCGACGTTCGATCGAGAACGCCACACCGGGCCGCCGGACGTGGCCCTGGGCCGCCGGACTCGCCGTCGGGCTGCTCGTCGCCGGGATCGGATTCGCCGTCGCCCGCGGCGGCGCCGCCGAGGACCCGGCGGCCGCCGCCGACGGCAAACCCGTGCGCGGCGGCACCCTGGAGTTCGCGCTGATCGACTACCAGCGCAGCCCGGATCCGCACTGGGGCACCAACTACGCCGAATCCCTGATCGGCAACAACATCACCGACAAGCTGACCTGGCAGGACCCGGACACCGGCGAGATCACGCCGTGGTTGGCGGAGTCGTGGGAGTACAACGACGACCTCACCGAGTTCACCTTCCGCCTGCGTACGGACGTCACCTTCAGCGACGGCACCCCGTTCAACGCCGAGGCGGTCAAGGCCAACTTCGACCAGTACGTGCGGGGCGACGAAGGGCTCGGCATCAGCCCCAACGGCGCGATCCTGCTGCCCGGCTACGTCGAGACCCGGACACCGGACGAGCACACCGCGGTCGTCCGGTTCGCCAAGCCGCTCGCCAGCTTCCTGCAGGCGTCCGCGTTCACCGCCAATGCCCAGCCCGGCTTCCTGTCACTGGCCACGCTGAAGCTGAACGCGACGGAACGCACGGACCCGACGAAGATCATCGGCACCGGCCCGTTCGTGTACGAGTCGTGGGAGGAGCAGGTCAAGACCGTCCTGGTCAAACGCACGGGCTACGACTGGTCCCCGCCGGCGATCGGGCACCCGGGCGAGGCGTACCTGGACCGGGTCGTGTTCAACACGATCCCGGAGGCCAGCGTCCGGACCGGATCCCTGGCCTCCGGCACCATCGACGCCACGCTCGACGTGGGCACCACCGACGAGAAGCCGCTCGCCGCCCAGGGATTCAAGATCATCCACCGGGAGGTCTCCGGCACCGCCATCTTCTTCAACCTCAACTCCCAGCTGTTCCCGACCAACGACATCGCGGTACGCAAGGCGATCCAGCGGGGCTGGGACCGGGAAGCCATCACCCAGACGGTGCTCACCGACTCGTACTCGGTCGCGACCTCGGTCCTCGCGCCCTCCGTGCCCGGCTACGCCGACTACAGCGCCACGGTGCTGAAACACGACCCCGAGGAGGCCAACCGACTCCTCGACGGGGCCGGCTGGGTGCCGGGGCCGGACGGGATCCGCGTCAAGGACGGCAGGAAGCTCGTCGTCAAGCTGATCGGCATCAGCAACCTGGTGGTGAACAAGCCGGCCTACGAGTCGATCCAGCAGGACCTCAAGAAGATCGGCATCGACCTGCAGCTCACCGTCGTGCCGATCCCCGACTACGCGGCCGCCGTGGCCAAGGCGAAGACCGACTGGCACATCACCGCCGCCAACCGGTCCCGCAACGACCCGGCGGTGCTCAACCTGCAGTACGGCCCGCTGCTCGGCAACGGCGCCCACGTCACCCAGGACTCCACCGGCGTCGACGTCGACGAGGTCACGCAGACCCTGGGCCAGCTCGAACTCACCCTCGACCCGACCCGGCGCCACCAGTACGCCAAGGCGGCCCAGGACCTCCTCCTGGACAAGTACGCGCTGGTCAGCCCGGTCTACAACCCGTCGCAGGTGATCGCGCACGCGGACCACGTCCACGGGATCATCTTCGACGCCCAGTCCCGCAACCACTTCGTCGACGCCTGGAAGAGCAACGGGAAGTGA